The following are from one region of the Achromobacter xylosoxidans genome:
- a CDS encoding ComEA family DNA-binding protein yields the protein MNPFLQSAAAHPAPFARWRRARAALASGARPRPLRQALGALLVTAGLGLAAPLAHAVDLNQANAQQLEGVRGIGPRMAEIIIKERERGGKFESLNDLAERVRGIGPKKAQALQEAGLQVGGAGPQAGQGETAAKPAQGKPVAGKAEAKSEAKPAASQPAARARP from the coding sequence ATGAATCCATTCCTTCAATCCGCCGCCGCCCACCCGGCGCCCTTTGCCAGATGGCGCAGGGCGCGCGCCGCCCTTGCTTCCGGCGCCCGGCCGCGGCCTTTGCGGCAGGCCTTGGGCGCGCTGCTGGTAACGGCGGGCCTGGGCCTGGCCGCGCCGCTGGCGCACGCGGTGGACCTCAATCAGGCCAATGCCCAGCAGCTCGAAGGTGTCCGGGGCATCGGCCCGCGCATGGCGGAAATAATCATCAAGGAACGCGAGCGGGGCGGCAAGTTCGAATCCTTGAACGACCTGGCTGAACGGGTGCGCGGCATCGGCCCGAAGAAGGCGCAGGCCCTGCAAGAGGCAGGCCTGCAGGTGGGAGGGGCGGGCCCTCAGGCCGGGCAGGGCGAGACGGCGGCCAAGCCGGCGCAGGGTAAGCCGGTTGCGGGCAAGGCCGAAGCCAAATCCGAAGCGAAACCGGCGGCGTCCCAGCCCGCCGCCCGCGCCCGGCCCTGA
- the cysM gene encoding cysteine synthase CysM encodes MTTTYPTIEQTVGNTPLVRLQRIPGAAGAARGNVILAKLEGNNPAGSVKDRPALSMIARAEERGDIKPGDTLIEATSGNTGIALAMAAAMRGYRMILIMPDNLSVERRAAMTAYGAELILTPADKGGMEYARDLASAMQADGRGLVLDQFANPDNPRAHIETTGPEIWNQTEGRVTHFVSAMGTTGTIMGVSTYLKSRNPAVQVVGAQPAEGSSIPGIRKWPEAYLPKIFDRSRVDAYESIEQAEAEQMARRLAAEEGIFGGISSAGALIAALRVAERVNDATIVFIVCDRGDRYLSTGVFN; translated from the coding sequence ATGACTACTACCTATCCCACTATCGAGCAAACCGTCGGCAACACGCCGCTGGTGCGCCTGCAGCGCATTCCCGGGGCCGCGGGCGCCGCCCGGGGCAATGTCATCCTGGCCAAGCTGGAGGGCAACAACCCTGCCGGCTCCGTGAAGGACCGTCCGGCCCTGTCGATGATCGCTCGCGCGGAAGAGCGCGGCGACATCAAGCCGGGCGACACCCTCATCGAGGCGACCAGCGGCAATACCGGCATTGCGCTGGCCATGGCCGCCGCCATGCGCGGCTACCGCATGATCCTGATCATGCCGGACAATCTTTCGGTGGAGCGCCGCGCGGCCATGACGGCCTATGGCGCCGAGCTGATCCTGACGCCGGCGGACAAGGGCGGCATGGAATATGCCCGCGACCTGGCATCCGCCATGCAGGCGGACGGCCGCGGGCTGGTGCTGGACCAGTTCGCCAACCCCGACAATCCCCGCGCCCACATCGAAACCACCGGGCCGGAAATCTGGAACCAGACTGAAGGCCGCGTCACCCACTTCGTGAGCGCCATGGGCACCACCGGCACCATCATGGGCGTGTCGACCTACCTGAAATCGCGCAATCCCGCGGTGCAGGTGGTGGGCGCGCAGCCCGCCGAAGGATCGTCGATCCCGGGCATCCGCAAGTGGCCCGAAGCCTATCTGCCCAAGATCTTCGATCGCAGCCGGGTGGACGCCTACGAATCCATCGAACAGGCCGAGGCCGAACAGATGGCGCGCCGGCTGGCAGCGGAAGAGGGCATCTTCGGTGGAATTTCCTCGGCGGGCGCGCTGATCGCCGCCCTGCGCGTGGCCGAACGCGTCAACGACGCCACCATCGTGTTCATCGTATGCGACCGCGGCGACCGCTACCTGTCCACGGGCGTCTTCAACTGA
- the rpsA gene encoding 30S ribosomal protein S1, translating into MSSVSTTATGGESFADLFAQSLKSQDMKSGEVISAEVVRVDHNFVVVNAGLKSEALIPLEEFLNDQGELEVQPGDFVSVAIDSLENGYGDTILSRDRAKRLSAWLQLEKALENGELVTGTITGKVKGGLTVMTNGIRAFLPGSLVDLRPVKDTTPYEGKTLEFKVIKLDRKRNNVVLSRRQVLEASMGEERQKLLETLHEGAVVKGVVKNITDYGAFVDLGGIDGLLHITDMAWRRVRHPSEVLQVGQEVEAKVLKFDQEKSRVSLGVKQLGEDPWVGLARRYPQGTRLFGKVTNLTDYGAFVEVEAGIEGLVHVSEMDWTNKNVDPRKVVTLGEEVEVMVLEIDEDRRRISLGMKQCRQNPWEEFATNFKRGDKVRGAIKSITDFGVFVGLPGGIDGLVHLSDLSWTETGEEAVRNFKKGDEIEAVVLGIDTDKERISLGIKQLEGDPFNNFVATFDKGAVVPGTIKSVEAKGAVVTLSVDVEGYLRASEISSGRVEDATTVLTAGENIEAMIVNIDRKTRSIQLSIKARDNAETAETIQRMSDASASSGTTNLGALLKAKLDQQRNDG; encoded by the coding sequence GGCGAAAGCTTCGCCGACCTTTTCGCACAAAGCCTCAAGAGCCAGGACATGAAGTCCGGCGAGGTCATCAGCGCCGAAGTCGTGCGCGTCGACCACAACTTCGTCGTCGTCAACGCCGGCCTGAAGTCCGAAGCGCTGATCCCCCTGGAAGAGTTCCTGAACGACCAGGGCGAGCTCGAAGTGCAACCTGGCGATTTCGTCTCGGTGGCCATCGATTCCCTGGAAAACGGCTACGGCGACACCATCCTGTCGCGTGACCGCGCCAAGCGCCTGTCGGCCTGGCTGCAACTGGAAAAGGCCCTGGAAAACGGCGAACTGGTTACCGGCACCATCACCGGCAAGGTGAAGGGCGGCCTGACCGTCATGACCAACGGCATCCGCGCGTTCCTGCCGGGTTCGCTGGTGGACCTGCGTCCGGTCAAGGACACCACCCCGTACGAAGGCAAGACCCTCGAATTCAAGGTCATCAAGCTCGACCGCAAGCGCAACAACGTCGTTCTGTCGCGTCGCCAGGTGCTGGAAGCCAGCATGGGCGAAGAGCGCCAGAAGCTGCTCGAAACCCTGCACGAAGGTGCTGTGGTCAAGGGCGTGGTCAAGAACATCACCGACTACGGCGCGTTCGTGGACCTGGGCGGCATCGACGGCCTGCTGCACATCACCGACATGGCCTGGCGCCGTGTGCGTCACCCCTCCGAAGTCCTGCAAGTGGGTCAGGAAGTCGAAGCCAAGGTGCTCAAGTTCGACCAGGAAAAGAGCCGCGTCTCCCTGGGCGTCAAGCAGCTGGGCGAAGATCCGTGGGTGGGCCTGGCTCGCCGCTACCCGCAAGGCACCCGCCTGTTCGGCAAGGTCACCAACCTGACCGACTACGGCGCGTTCGTTGAAGTCGAAGCCGGCATCGAAGGCCTGGTGCACGTCTCCGAAATGGACTGGACCAACAAGAACGTCGATCCGCGCAAGGTCGTGACCCTGGGCGAAGAAGTCGAAGTCATGGTCCTGGAAATCGACGAAGACCGTCGTCGCATTTCGCTGGGCATGAAGCAGTGCCGCCAGAACCCGTGGGAAGAGTTCGCCACCAACTTCAAGCGTGGTGACAAGGTCCGCGGCGCCATCAAGTCGATCACCGACTTCGGCGTGTTCGTCGGCCTGCCCGGCGGCATCGATGGCCTGGTTCACCTGTCCGACCTGTCGTGGACGGAAACCGGCGAAGAAGCCGTGCGCAACTTCAAGAAGGGCGACGAGATCGAAGCCGTGGTTCTGGGCATCGATACCGACAAGGAACGCATCTCGCTGGGCATCAAGCAGCTGGAAGGCGACCCCTTCAACAACTTCGTTGCCACCTTCGACAAGGGCGCCGTTGTTCCGGGCACCATCAAGTCGGTCGAAGCCAAGGGCGCTGTTGTCACGCTGTCCGTGGACGTTGAAGGCTACCTGCGCGCTTCCGAGATCTCCTCGGGCCGCGTTGAAGACGCCACCACCGTTCTGACCGCCGGCGAGAACATCGAAGCCATGATCGTCAACATCGACCGCAAGACGCGTTCGATCCAGCTGTCGATCAAGGCCCGCGACAACGCCGAAACCGCCGAAACGATCCAGCGCATGTCCGACGCCAGCGCTTCGTCCGGCACCACCAACCTCGGCGCGCTGCTGAAGGCCAAGCTGGACCAACAGCGCAACGACGGTTAA
- a CDS encoding cyclase family protein yields the protein MRWKNRPEGSNWGDFGPDDQRGCLNYITPANVLSGMREVREGLSFCLSLPLDYPGGNGVNVRRHPPKLRPTERDGDQYLNFPLGRLRPGCVDVLSDDIVEMSLQYSTQWDSLAHVGALFDANGDGLPERVYYNGYRPNEHVVGPVDYDVDNGYAKTDLGQGPASNAKKLDITQLAESCLQTRGVMVDLARHYGREQKSVGYDDLMRILEADRIEIEQGDIVLFHTEFGDALLEKNREPDPHTLHEICAGLDGSDEKLLQWITDSKVAAMASDNHALEIYPTQKPNACCAALPLHHHCIFKLGLPIGEMWYLGALARWLTANGRSRFLLTAPPLNLPGAVGSPVTPVATV from the coding sequence ATGAGATGGAAGAACCGTCCTGAGGGATCGAACTGGGGAGATTTCGGGCCTGACGACCAGCGAGGCTGCCTGAATTACATCACCCCCGCGAACGTGCTGAGCGGCATGCGGGAAGTCCGCGAAGGACTGAGCTTTTGCCTGTCGCTGCCGCTGGATTACCCGGGCGGCAACGGCGTGAACGTGCGGCGTCATCCGCCCAAGCTGCGGCCTACCGAGAGGGACGGCGACCAGTATCTGAATTTTCCGCTGGGGCGCCTGCGCCCCGGCTGCGTCGACGTGCTCAGCGATGACATCGTCGAAATGAGCTTGCAGTATTCGACGCAATGGGATTCGCTGGCTCACGTGGGCGCACTGTTCGACGCCAACGGCGACGGCCTGCCCGAGCGCGTCTACTACAACGGCTACCGGCCCAATGAGCACGTGGTGGGGCCGGTGGACTACGACGTGGACAATGGCTACGCCAAGACCGACCTGGGTCAGGGGCCGGCCTCCAACGCCAAGAAGCTGGACATCACCCAACTGGCCGAATCCTGCCTTCAGACTCGGGGCGTGATGGTTGACCTGGCGCGCCATTACGGCCGGGAGCAGAAGTCGGTCGGCTACGACGATCTGATGCGCATCCTGGAAGCAGACCGGATCGAGATCGAGCAGGGCGATATCGTGCTGTTCCATACGGAATTCGGCGACGCCCTGCTGGAAAAGAACCGCGAGCCGGATCCCCATACGTTGCACGAGATCTGCGCCGGCCTGGACGGCAGCGACGAGAAGCTGCTGCAGTGGATCACCGACTCGAAGGTGGCGGCCATGGCTTCGGACAACCACGCGCTGGAAATCTATCCCACGCAGAAGCCCAATGCCTGCTGCGCGGCGTTGCCCTTGCACCACCACTGCATCTTCAAGCTGGGCCTGCCGATAGGCGAGATGTGGTACCTGGGGGCGCTTGCGCGCTGGCTCACGGCCAACGGCCGCAGCCGCTTCCTGCTGACGGCGCCGCCGCTGAACCTGCCTGGCGCCGTGGGTTCGCCCGTGACGCCCGTCGCGACGGTGTAA
- the lapB gene encoding lipopolysaccharide assembly protein LapB, with translation MDFEPWWLIFVPVLFALGWLAARFDIRQMLRETRSLPDSYFRGLNFLLNEEPDRAIDAFVEVAKLDPETTELHFALGSLFRRRGEMERAIRVHQSLLNRSDLPAAEREHAQHELAQDFLKAGMLDRAENGFEQLKDTRYALPALRSLIRIYESEHDWPRAIEAVKTLQGLVDEPVPQLVHYYCEQAQTALSAKPADIDAAHKALDAADHALSTIDPASSKGAMVRTAMLRARLALIEQDPKRERLYLESIMTDAPEYAGLVAEQVLANYRAANQEAAGLDVLQKQYARHASLDLFNVLFRELRAQQGAATSWAFARNALRSHPSLLGLDRLLEAELANPESGAEQAPVPGADLTLLRSLIHKHTQRLDRYACRSCGFQARRFYWQCPGCNAWETYAPRRLEELE, from the coding sequence GTGGATTTTGAACCTTGGTGGTTGATTTTCGTGCCGGTATTGTTCGCGCTGGGCTGGCTGGCCGCGCGCTTCGATATCCGGCAAATGCTGCGGGAAACCCGCAGCCTGCCCGATTCCTATTTCCGCGGGCTGAACTTCCTGCTCAATGAAGAGCCCGACCGCGCCATCGACGCCTTCGTCGAAGTGGCCAAGCTGGACCCGGAAACCACCGAGCTGCACTTCGCGCTGGGCAGCCTGTTCCGCCGCCGGGGCGAAATGGAGCGCGCCATCCGCGTGCACCAAAGCCTCCTGAACCGTTCCGACCTGCCCGCCGCCGAACGCGAGCATGCGCAGCACGAGCTGGCGCAGGATTTTCTCAAGGCCGGCATGCTGGATCGCGCCGAAAACGGCTTCGAGCAGCTCAAGGACACCCGCTACGCCTTGCCCGCGCTGCGTTCTTTGATCCGGATCTACGAATCGGAACACGACTGGCCGCGCGCCATCGAAGCCGTGAAGACGCTGCAGGGCCTGGTCGACGAGCCGGTGCCGCAGCTCGTGCACTATTACTGCGAACAGGCGCAGACCGCGCTGTCGGCCAAGCCTGCCGATATCGACGCGGCCCACAAGGCGCTGGATGCCGCCGACCATGCCTTGTCGACCATCGATCCGGCGTCGAGCAAGGGCGCCATGGTGCGCACCGCGATGCTGCGCGCCCGTCTGGCCCTGATCGAACAGGACCCGAAGCGCGAACGCCTGTACCTGGAGTCGATCATGACCGACGCTCCCGAGTACGCCGGCCTGGTCGCCGAGCAGGTGCTGGCGAATTACCGTGCGGCCAATCAGGAAGCGGCCGGGCTCGACGTGCTGCAGAAGCAGTATGCGCGCCACGCGTCGCTGGACCTGTTCAACGTGCTGTTCCGCGAGCTGCGCGCCCAGCAGGGCGCAGCGACGTCATGGGCATTTGCCCGCAACGCGCTGCGCAGCCATCCGTCGCTGCTGGGGCTGGACCGACTGCTGGAGGCCGAGCTGGCCAATCCGGAAAGCGGCGCCGAGCAGGCGCCGGTGCCGGGCGCCGACCTGACGCTGTTGCGCAGCCTGATACACAAGCATACGCAGCGGCTGGACCGCTACGCCTGCCGCAGTTGCGGATTTCAGGCGCGTCGCTTTTACTGGCAATGTCCCGGCTGCAATGCCTGGGAAACCTACGCGCCGCGCCGCTTGGAAGAACTTGAATGA
- a CDS encoding IclR family transcriptional regulator: MDVKTAGRVLDVLNLFAEAQKPLLYSEIAAQMGIPLSSCHGLLKTMVARGYLYEIGKKHGYYPTQKLIHVATLICHSDPLNAVIEPVLARVRDLTGETALLAKLADDKVVYLIVAESKQTIRFSHQPGGFKAVHATSSGKALLSVLSQEERQKWFKAYSGFAAYTDSTLTSQEAFDRDLEAGVARGWQRSVGENVEDVMSISLGFRAYEQPFAIVVAGPLSRMLKNEATTGKQLAEVKAMLQAALPSANLTFVGVDSR, from the coding sequence ATGGATGTGAAAACCGCTGGCCGAGTGCTGGATGTGCTGAACCTCTTCGCCGAGGCGCAGAAGCCCCTGCTGTACAGCGAGATCGCTGCCCAGATGGGGATACCGCTGTCGAGCTGTCATGGGCTGCTGAAGACCATGGTGGCGCGCGGCTATCTCTATGAAATCGGCAAGAAGCACGGCTATTACCCGACCCAGAAACTGATCCACGTGGCCACCCTGATCTGCCATAGCGACCCGCTGAACGCGGTGATCGAGCCGGTGCTGGCCCGGGTGCGGGACCTGACGGGCGAGACGGCCTTGCTAGCCAAGCTGGCCGACGACAAGGTCGTGTACCTGATCGTTGCCGAGTCCAAGCAGACCATCCGCTTCTCGCACCAGCCGGGCGGCTTCAAGGCGGTGCACGCCACCAGCTCCGGCAAGGCGCTGCTATCGGTGCTGTCGCAGGAAGAACGGCAGAAATGGTTCAAGGCCTACAGCGGTTTTGCCGCCTATACGGACAGCACGCTCACCAGCCAGGAGGCCTTCGACCGCGACCTGGAAGCAGGCGTGGCGCGCGGCTGGCAGCGCTCGGTGGGCGAGAACGTGGAAGACGTGATGTCCATTTCGCTCGGATTCCGGGCATACGAACAACCCTTTGCCATCGTGGTGGCCGGCCCGCTGAGCCGGATGCTGAAGAACGAAGCCACCACGGGGAAACAGCTGGCCGAGGTCAAGGCGATGCTGCAAGCAGCGCTGCCCTCGGCCAATCTCACCTTTGTAGGAGTAGACAGTAGATGA
- a CDS encoding Bug family tripartite tricarboxylate transporter substrate binding protein produces the protein MNKRTFLAAACSAIATAALPAATAYAQADYPDKPIRVIMPWAAGGPTDVVGRLIAVQMGEILGQPLVIETRAGASGTIGTAQVAKAPADGYTLLMNPSVQGIYPAQFKNLSFDPIKDFKMVGVLGTVPMVAVVPPNSKFKTFGELIKQGQAQPGSLTFASPGVATLPHLAGELINTSTKAKITHVGYRGSSPALTDVAGGHVDLMYAPLAPALPLIQSGKIRPIAVTTKTRLAELPDVPTIAESVLPGFDIVTWYGMWAPKDTPQPIIAKLNKVMIEASQSPKVVEALKSQGTLPSTMSYQEAEAFNLAESERWIKVMQDAGIQPE, from the coding sequence ATGAACAAACGCACCTTCCTCGCCGCGGCCTGCTCGGCCATCGCCACGGCGGCCTTGCCGGCAGCGACCGCCTATGCTCAGGCGGACTATCCGGACAAGCCCATCCGCGTAATCATGCCTTGGGCGGCAGGAGGACCGACGGACGTGGTCGGCCGCCTGATCGCGGTCCAGATGGGCGAGATCCTGGGTCAGCCGCTGGTGATCGAAACCCGCGCCGGGGCCAGCGGCACCATCGGCACGGCCCAGGTCGCCAAGGCGCCGGCCGACGGCTACACCTTGCTGATGAACCCGTCGGTGCAGGGCATCTATCCGGCTCAATTCAAGAATCTGAGCTTTGACCCGATCAAGGACTTCAAGATGGTGGGCGTGCTGGGCACGGTGCCGATGGTGGCCGTCGTCCCGCCCAACTCCAAGTTCAAGACCTTCGGCGAACTGATCAAGCAGGGCCAGGCCCAGCCCGGCTCGCTGACCTTCGCCTCCCCCGGCGTCGCCACCTTGCCGCACCTGGCGGGCGAGCTGATCAATACCTCCACCAAGGCCAAGATCACCCACGTCGGCTACCGCGGCAGCAGCCCGGCCCTGACCGACGTCGCGGGCGGCCATGTGGACCTGATGTACGCGCCGCTGGCGCCGGCCTTGCCGCTGATCCAGAGCGGCAAGATCCGCCCGATCGCCGTGACGACCAAGACCCGCCTGGCCGAACTGCCCGACGTGCCGACCATCGCGGAAAGCGTCCTGCCCGGTTTCGACATCGTCACCTGGTACGGCATGTGGGCCCCGAAAGATACGCCGCAGCCCATCATCGCCAAGCTGAACAAGGTCATGATCGAAGCCTCGCAATCGCCCAAGGTGGTTGAAGCGCTGAAGTCGCAAGGCACCCTGCCCAGCACCATGAGCTACCAGGAAGCCGAAGCCTTCAACCTCGCGGAAAGCGAGCGTTGGATCAAGGTGATGCAGGACGCCGGCATCCAGCCCGAATAA
- a CDS encoding integration host factor subunit beta, with protein sequence MTKSELIAALAARYPQLAARDTDYAVKTVLDAMTQALASGQRIEIRGFGSFSLSQRSPRIGRNPKSGEQVLVPGKQVPHFKAGKELRERVDLAGGNDEDAQSSGSSEPMPSMVSLHAMH encoded by the coding sequence GTGACCAAGTCGGAGCTGATCGCCGCCTTGGCGGCCCGCTATCCTCAGCTGGCCGCCCGCGACACCGATTACGCGGTCAAGACCGTGCTCGACGCAATGACCCAGGCCCTGGCCTCGGGTCAGCGCATCGAGATCCGCGGTTTTGGCAGCTTCTCGTTGTCGCAGCGGTCTCCCCGCATCGGTCGCAATCCGAAATCCGGCGAACAGGTGCTGGTGCCTGGCAAACAGGTGCCGCACTTCAAGGCGGGCAAGGAATTGCGCGAGCGGGTGGACTTGGCCGGCGGCAATGACGAGGACGCTCAATCCTCTGGATCGAGTGAACCGATGCCGTCGATGGTGAGTCTGCACGCCATGCATTGA
- the rfaE1 gene encoding D-glycero-beta-D-manno-heptose-7-phosphate kinase, producing the protein MNAFPAEAISHSRVLVVGDVMLDRYWFGEVERISPEAPVPVVRVARREDRLGGAANVARNVAALGGHVTLVGVLGEDEAGDSVRRLSAEAGIQAELVADPSLHTTLKMRVLGRQQQLLRVDFEQHPAQPALDNVDAAFARHLANHDIVVLSDYAKGVLARVESLIALARNAGVPVLVDPKGHDYTRYRGATLVTPNRSEMQEAVGRWSSEAELTDRAQRLRADLDLEALLVTRSEQGMTLFTDAGRDHIDAQAHEVFDVSGAGDTVLATLAVSRAIDLPWVDAMGWANKAGGIAVGKLGTSIVTAAELAGELS; encoded by the coding sequence ATGAATGCATTTCCCGCCGAAGCCATTTCGCATAGCCGCGTCCTAGTGGTGGGCGATGTGATGCTGGACCGGTACTGGTTCGGCGAAGTCGAACGCATTTCGCCGGAAGCGCCAGTGCCCGTGGTGCGCGTGGCGCGCCGCGAAGACCGTCTGGGCGGCGCGGCGAACGTCGCGCGCAACGTGGCGGCCCTGGGCGGCCACGTGACCTTGGTCGGCGTGCTGGGCGAAGACGAGGCCGGCGACAGCGTGCGGCGTTTGTCCGCCGAAGCCGGCATACAGGCCGAGCTGGTCGCCGATCCGTCCCTGCACACGACCTTGAAGATGCGCGTGCTGGGCCGCCAGCAGCAGCTCCTGCGCGTGGACTTCGAACAGCATCCGGCACAGCCCGCGCTGGATAACGTCGATGCCGCATTCGCGCGCCACCTGGCCAACCACGACATCGTCGTGTTGTCCGACTATGCCAAGGGCGTGCTGGCGCGGGTTGAATCGCTGATCGCCCTGGCCCGCAACGCCGGCGTGCCGGTGCTGGTGGACCCGAAGGGCCACGATTACACCCGTTACCGCGGGGCGACGCTCGTCACCCCCAACCGCTCGGAAATGCAGGAGGCCGTGGGCCGCTGGAGTTCCGAGGCCGAACTTACCGATCGCGCGCAGCGCCTGCGCGCCGACCTGGATCTGGAAGCCTTGCTCGTGACGCGTTCCGAGCAGGGCATGACTTTGTTTACCGACGCGGGACGCGACCACATCGACGCGCAGGCGCACGAAGTCTTCGATGTGTCCGGCGCGGGCGATACCGTGCTGGCGACGCTGGCGGTGTCGCGCGCCATCGATCTGCCGTGGGTCGACGCGATGGGCTGGGCCAACAAGGCCGGCGGCATCGCCGTGGGCAAGCTCGGCACGTCCATCGTCACCGCTGCGGAATTGGCAGGAGAACTCTCATGA
- the rfaD gene encoding ADP-glyceromanno-heptose 6-epimerase produces the protein MIVVTGAAGFIGSNLVRGLNRRGIKDIIAVDDLTEGDKFVNLVDCQIADYMDKDDFRRRVLDGSLHEVRAVLHQGACSDTTERNGRYMLDNNYRVTLELFEFCQERRIPFLYASSAAVYGGSSIYVEDPANEGPLNVYGYSKLLFDQVLRQRMDSLTAQVVGLRYFNVYGPHEQHKGRMASVAFHNMNQFLEHGHVRLFAGWDGYVDGGQSRDFISVEDVVAVNLHFLDHPEQSGIFNCGTGRAQPFNDVAAGVVNALRAERGEAELTLAQLVELDLIRYIPFPDDLKGRYQSYTQADVTRLRAAGFQAPMRDVRTGVTEYVRYWRARK, from the coding sequence ATGATCGTCGTTACCGGAGCCGCGGGCTTCATAGGCAGCAACCTGGTGCGCGGGCTCAACCGCCGCGGCATCAAGGACATCATCGCGGTCGATGACCTGACCGAAGGCGACAAGTTCGTCAACCTGGTCGATTGCCAGATCGCGGACTACATGGACAAGGACGACTTCCGCCGCCGCGTCCTCGACGGCAGCCTGCACGAAGTGCGCGCCGTGCTGCACCAGGGCGCGTGCTCGGACACGACCGAGCGCAACGGCCGCTACATGCTCGACAACAACTACCGCGTCACGCTGGAGCTGTTCGAGTTCTGCCAGGAGCGCCGCATTCCGTTCCTGTACGCCTCGTCGGCGGCGGTCTACGGCGGTTCCTCGATCTACGTGGAAGACCCTGCCAATGAAGGCCCGCTCAACGTCTACGGCTATTCCAAGCTGCTGTTCGATCAGGTCCTGCGCCAGCGCATGGACAGCCTGACCGCACAGGTCGTGGGCCTGCGCTACTTCAACGTCTACGGTCCGCACGAACAGCACAAGGGCCGCATGGCCTCGGTGGCGTTCCACAACATGAACCAGTTCCTGGAGCATGGGCATGTGCGCCTGTTCGCGGGCTGGGACGGCTACGTGGATGGCGGCCAGAGCCGCGACTTCATTTCCGTCGAAGACGTGGTCGCGGTCAACCTGCATTTCCTGGATCACCCCGAGCAATCCGGAATCTTCAACTGCGGCACCGGCCGCGCGCAGCCCTTCAACGATGTGGCGGCCGGCGTGGTCAATGCGCTGCGCGCGGAGCGCGGCGAAGCCGAGCTGACGCTGGCGCAACTGGTGGAGCTGGATCTGATCCGCTATATCCCGTTCCCGGACGACCTGAAAGGGCGCTATCAGAGCTACACGCAGGCCGACGTCACGCGCCTGCGCGCGGCAGGGTTCCAGGCGCCGATGCGCGATGTGCGGACCGGCGTTACCGAGTACGTGCGTTATTGGCGCGCCCGCAAGTAA
- a CDS encoding lipopolysaccharide assembly LapA domain-containing protein: protein MRYLVWALRLLVFVAVLMFALKNTDPVAVKFYADYVVQDVPLIVVMLVVFVLGALFGLLLTVPAAMRRRREAMRLRRELDRVQAAVAGTTPAVPPEAVAPMSPL, encoded by the coding sequence ATGCGCTACCTAGTCTGGGCCCTGCGATTGCTCGTGTTTGTTGCAGTTCTGATGTTTGCGTTGAAAAACACGGATCCGGTCGCCGTGAAGTTCTACGCCGATTACGTGGTGCAGGACGTGCCCCTCATCGTCGTGATGCTGGTCGTGTTCGTCTTGGGCGCCTTGTTCGGCCTGTTGCTGACCGTGCCCGCCGCCATGCGCCGCCGCCGCGAAGCCATGCGCCTGCGCCGCGAGCTGGACCGTGTCCAGGCCGCCGTGGCCGGCACCACGCCCGCCGTGCCGCCGGAGGCCGTGGCCCCGATGTCGCCGCTGTGA